TTTATCAACCTGATGTCATAATTTGCATGTGCATACTGTGAAATAAACTGAAACATTCAGTAGTTCGCTGTAATAAATAAGGTTTTTATGTCAGACAAAGCATTTTGTTTCCCTAAAAATCATCATTTAATCACCAACCTTACTGTGTCCAGGCTGTTTTCATGAACCATATATACATCCTGCTTCAAGAAGAAAAGCACTGTTATTCGTGTATTTTCTCAATTCTTTTCAATGACTTTAGAAACCCCGGGACTGCGTTGGGAGGAAACATGGCGCTTGCAAGCTGGGGAGCGGAGTTTGTTTCCCAGGGTAaaactttcacccaggaaacgcgTGTTCGCCGCTGCACAACGCTCGCTTTTTGTGGCCCATAAATAACTGTAATGTCCGCTGGCTGTAGGGCTGTCGATGTTGGCAAAAAATGACATTCAAATATTCGTTCTAAAAAACCACAGTGGTTCAAACGTAttcaaacattgattttttttttcacattaacactcctgttgtcttcggggcAAATGACTGTGTCTCGACTCTGTACTTCTCCGGTGGTTCCCTGCCCTCCTGAGTACATATACAGAGCTTCTAATTCTGCCGCAAATCGAAGTGCTCTGCAGCAATTCAACTAATGAAAGATAATgcaggacaggaagtcgagcacagaaacaaaataaaacatctggttaattttcaaaataaaatagcatGCTCAATGCGGATCATATCTCTGtacactacaccttgaaaacagcaGAGAGCTGTTCCCCCTcaactcctctggatggaaactaaCTGTTGGTGGCTTCGTGGTTCTATTCTACGAGATATCGCGATATCTTGTGGGTCCTCGGGAcaacagctgtcagtcatggccgtgGATGTTCTGGACCTAATGGATGTTGACAAACAGCGAAGCACGGAGCCGAgacgcagccgttctgcaaccaATGGAAATCCAGCGTTGGTCATTGTTTCGACAttatctttgacattttatagacatgttccgataccagtaaCAGAAATGCTTTATCGGTGATTATGCAAAACTATGTACCGATCCGATCTCAATGATCAAATGTCTGACTGTCAAACTAAACAATAAAGAAAGCTCTATGTCATTAATTCTGACTGCATTGTTCACGTTTCTCAAAGGGTTTCATCTGAGCCAGGCTGTACAACAATGGAAGCAATTGTGTCCCATCTGTACAGGGTTATCCAGatgttaaaatacaatatttgttactggtatcggatcagtactctgtGTCGGCCAatacacaagttcaggtatcggaGTCGGTATTGGGAAGTAATAAATGGTATCGGATCATATGTAGATATTTAGCAAAACTCAgattttgttaatatttttgtaaaagcaccaacagtcaatCCTTATTATACAGACATCAATGTTTTTGGTCCAAAATGTtgtgatattagattttttcttttttcccacaTCGCCCAGCTCTACCTACATCCTGCCGTTTCCTGTCCTAACCATCCTGGTGGACTTGTCCTGGTATCAGAGCATTGCTCTCCATCCCCGCCGCTCCCGCCACCGCTGACGTGAACGGCGTGATTGTCTCCAGGGAGATTTCGTGGTCGTCCTCAAGCTGGACGGTGGCgggaagcagcagcagtctgtTGCAGCTCGGAGAACCGTTGGAGATCATCGACTCTTCGTCGAACTGCGCGCTCATGTCCTCCAGGTGATTGGCCCCGACGATGATGTTGCAGGGAAGCTGCTGCGTCGCCGCGGGGACCAGCGCCTCCTTGTGGAGCGTTGTGTCGTGGTGGTAGGAAACCAACTCGTCGCTGAAGTTCACCGCCTCCACCGCGTTGTTGGAGCACATCTGGTTGCAACCCAGGATGGTGGCGAAGGCGCGGCGGAAGTCGGCGTTGAAAGCGTAGATGACGGGGTTGAGCGAGGAGTTGGCCCAGCCGAACCACACGAAGACGGTGAAGGTGGCGTCGCTGACGCACGGCGGGTCGCAGAACGGGACGGTGCAGTTGAGGACGAAGAACGGCAGCCAGCAGAAGACGAACACGCCCATGATGATGGAGAGCGTCTTCAGGACTTTGGTTTCCTTCTTAAACGACGACTTGAGCGAGGCCTCGTCGTTGGGCCGGTggtgctgctgccactgctgctgctgccggttCCGGTTGGCGCCATGGCCGTGGTTCTGCGCCTGCTCCGCCGCCCGCTCCAAAGATGTGATGCGGCGGATTTGGGTCTGAGCGATCCTGAAGATGCGGGTGTAGGTGGCGATCATGATCACCACCGGGATGTAGAAGCTGATTAGTGAGGAAGAGATGGCGTAGGTTTTGTTCAGATTGGCGACGCAGCTTTTGGCGTTAGCGTTGCTGCTGTTTGTGAAGTTCCTGCCGCCACTGTTGGCGCCGGCGGCTGCGTCGGCAGCAGCCATCATTTCCACCACCTCCGCCATCACTTCCTCTTCCACTTGGTGCCAGTTGAGCTGCACCGGGATGAAGGAGATGAGAATGGACAGCGACCACGCCACTCCGATCATGACAAACGCCACCCGCTGAGTCATCTTCCGCTCATATTTGAAGGGGCTGGCGATGGCCCAGTAGCGGTCCACGCTGATGATGCACAGGTGCAAGATGGAGGCCGTGGAGCACATGATATCGAAGGCGATCCAGACCCCGCAGAAGCGACCGAACAGCCACGTGCCAGTCACCTCGGTGATGGCCTCCCAGGGCATCACGAGCACCGCCACCAACAGGTCGGACACGGCCAGCGAGATGACGAAGAAGTTGGTGACTTTAGAGCGCAGGTGGCGGAAGCGGACCACCGCGGCGCACACCAGCGTGTTCCCGAGCAGCGTGGACACGATGAGCAGGGACAGGACGCAGCCGACGAGGACGCGCAGTCCCCCACCGCCTCTACCGCTGCCTCCCGcgtcctccccctctcccccgcCGTCCGGCCCGTCGAGCTCCGACAGAACTTGGGTGAAATTAGTCCACGacttgttttccattttctttccccCCATGCACGGATTAAAAAGTGGCCAACAGGCGATTAACATCCACACGGGAATGCGCGTCTCTTCTTCTCTGCGTCTCCTGACGAACAaaccatcctctgatggctcaGTGAAGAAGAACAAATCAGCAAGGGAAACTGATGTCTTCAATAAAAATCCTGCATGATTTCaatcaaaatcttttttttaaataagatcCTCACTCCCAACGCGCAAAGCAGTGCAGTTATCCCCCCAAAAAGCGCTCAGCAAATAGCCCGTTAATCCTCAGAAATTCAGAAACaataagtgtttgtttttttaactgtgataATAAATGAATAGCAGTGATACCTATTAATCCACTCGGAGTTCAGTGCCTCTGTCCCGTCTCTTTTTATCCCAGTGTGCCTCTCGGTGCACCGGACTCCGCTCTCTTTCTTTGACGCTCGGAAGCCTCTGCACAGGTAATAGATTACTGTCATGCAATCCAGTGTAGAGCGTCTCAGCCTTGGAGACATAAAAAGACTCCAAATGAATGTCTGAAATAGGAGGAAAAGAGGTGCTcttgtgtgtttcagtgagagaaaactaatttaaaagaAGATAAATACGAccctaaaaatatgttttccccacattattgttattttactgAAT
This portion of the Etheostoma cragini isolate CJK2018 chromosome 17, CSU_Ecrag_1.0, whole genome shotgun sequence genome encodes:
- the LOC117960317 gene encoding D(5)-like dopamine receptor; this translates as MPWEAITEVTGTWLFGRFCGVWIAFDIMCSTASILHLCIISVDRYWAIASPFKYERKMTQRVAFVMIGVAWSLSILISFIPVQLNWHQVEEEVMAEVVEMMAAADAAAGANSGGRNFTNSSNANAKSCVANLNKTYAISSSLISFYIPVVIMIATYTRIFRIAQTQIRRITSLERAAEQAQNHGHGANRNRQQQQWQQHHRPNDEASLKSSFKKETKVLKTLSIIMGVFVFCWLPFFVLNCTVPFCDPPCVSDATFTVFVWFGWANSSLNPVIYAFNADFRRAFATILGCNQMCSNNAVEAVNFSDELVSYHHDTTLHKEALVPAATQQLPCNIIVGANHLEDMSAQFDEESMISNGSPSCNRLLLLPATVQLEDDHEISLETITPFTSAVAGAAGMESNALIPGQVHQDG